From the genome of Denticeps clupeoides chromosome 4, fDenClu1.1, whole genome shotgun sequence, one region includes:
- the LOC114788884 gene encoding uncharacterized protein LOC114788884 isoform X2 encodes MPRVAPGLEYETLAECTYFFPDEVLADVRSVTAAYTELHLHVDFYLYPNNEKKRLVYLAGTIPIPHEGILYNIPVSIWIHESHPQSPPKCYVCPSSSMVINANSSCVDTSGHVHLHCLNNWKIGWSSLSLVLEEMRAAFQRETPLFSTYPLAQAPTHPPSSSSSSQGPSSTYNCWPCSSSGLFLQNPALAQPSGNSVSISAKSTQSPSSSEAIESGAKRSYTQELLDMGITFGETGTQSTQSTNPFLTSPPAPSTTPSSLEDLDNLFQSLQLEKVINMYHLGTKDSDALQSRKGSDELSAEVGGLVENRQSVLVDHLPASISPSKIKNKLTIYFQRRQNGGDAQQVLRQSERVFTVSEQHFPIQVKTCNHSQIQVPAGVVGEKADMYRSLLTLEGRSFSPADVLEAVQAFQDLPSALKYLSHECPICQEHVCFSKIITMTHCSCAFCENCFKAYFSSVIKEKSIVHAVCPLCNKPDVRGAHGTEESAEYFSLLDTKIRHYLDPQIHELFQSKLRDQALQEMPNFRWCAHCCFGVLHEADRLRMDCPSCGKSTCFKCKNPWAPQHEGVSCEKFKEWVLHNSPEFQNARLENLLSRNKIDCPKCKFRFYLSKGGCLHFKCTQCEYEFCGGCGRPFLLGTACSFSTECGVKGLHAHHPRDCLYHLRDWSVQRLQRLLQLYKVSHPLLLQLTHGAEARNWRGVCGVLEHKEMSGVKEEPCGRPALLEYRGYCMLHYKECLVELINQKCLDPAVLFDTPEIVTELQRWRILFPQQQAQEPDQHYKERLRQLLTEKVRLARGSFHGAVRGESLPSFSQRPPRSAAPDNPARGLPEDAQLLLLLNN; translated from the exons ATGCCACGGGTGGCTCCTGGACTTGAGTACGAGACCCTGGCGGAG tGTACGTACTTCTTCCCTGATGAAGTTCTGGCAGACGTCAGGAGCGTGACTGCAGCTTACACAGAGCTTCACCTGCATGTTGACTTCTACC TGTACCCAAACAATGAGAAGAAAAGGCTGGTTTATTTGGCTGGTACGATTCCTATACCCCATGAAG GGATCTTGTACAACATCCCAGTCTCCATCTGGATCCACGAGAGTCACCCCCAGAGCCCCCCCAAGTGCTATGTGTGTCCCTCCTCTTCCATGGTGATCAACGCCAACAGCAGCTGTGTGGACACCAGTGGCCATGTGCATCTTCATTGCCTCAACAACTGGAAGATT GGGTGGTCCAGCCTGTCATTAGTCCTGGAGGAGATGCGTGCCGCATTTCAGAGGGAGACACCCCTCTTTTCAACATATCCGCTAGCCCAGGCTCCAACACACCCTCCATCATCAAGCTCCTCCAGCCAAGGGCCGAGCTCCACCTACAACTG TTGGCCCTGCTCCAGCAGTGGACTATTTCTGCAAAACCCAGCACTGGCACAGCCAAGCGGCAATT CTGTGTCCATAAGTGCAAAGTCCACCCAGTCTCCTTCTAGCAGTGAAGCCATAGAATCTGGAGCAAAAAGATCATACACCCAGGAGCTGTTGGACATGGGTATAACATTCGGTGAGACTGGGACTCAGTCCACGCAGTCCACCAACCCCTTTCTCACCAGTCCCCCTG ctCCAAGTACCACTCCCTCAAGTCTTGAAGATTTAGACAACCTTTTTCAAAGCCTTCAGCTTGAGAAAGTTATTAATATGTACCATTTGGGGACCAAAGACAGCG ACGCTCTCCAGTCCAGAAAAGGGTCAGATGAACTCTCTGCCGAGGTTGGTGGGTTGGTGGAAAACAGGCAAAGTGTGTTGGTGGACCACCTACCTGCCAGTATCTCCCCCAGCAAGATAAAGAACAAGTTGACCATCTACTTCCAGCGTAGACAGAACGGGGGAG ATGCACAGCAAGTGTTGAGGCAGTCAGAGCGAGTTTTCACTGTGAGCGAGCAACACTTTCCAATCCAGGTGAAGACATGTAACCACTCTCAG ATACAGGTACCAGCGGGGGTCGTTGGAGAAAAGGCGGACATGTACAGAAGTCTGCTGACCCTGGAGGGCCGCTCTTTCAGCCCTGCCGACGTGCTGGAGGCAGTGCAGGCATTTCAGGACCTGCCATCTGCCTTGAAGTACCTTTCCCATGAGTGCCCTATCTGCCAAGAGCATGTATGCTTCAGCAAG ATCATCACCATGACTCACTGCTCCTGTGCCTTTTGTGAGAACTGCTTCAAGGCCTATTTCTCCTCCGTCATTAAAGAGAAGAGCATTGTGCATGCAGTGTGTCCTCTCTGCAACAAGCCTGATGTGCGCGGAGCCCACGGGACCGAGGAGTCGGCCGAGTACTTCAGCCTGCTGGACACTAAG atccGGCACTACCTTGACCCCCAGATCCATGAGCTTTTTCAGAGTAAGCTTAGAGACCAGGCCCTGCAGGAGATGCCCAACTTTCGCTGGTGTGCTCAT TGCTGCTTTGGTGTGCTGCATGAAGCTGACCGGCTCCGCATGGACTGCCCCAGCTGCGGCAAGAGTACTTGCTTCAAATGCAAGAATCCG TGGGCTCCCCAGCATGAGGGTGTTTCCTGTGAAAAATTCAAAGAGTGGGTGCTGCACAACAGCCCAGAGTTCCAGAATGCACGGCTGGAGAACCTCCTGAGCAGGAATAAAATAG ATTGCCCAAAATGCAAGTTTCGGTTCTACCTGTCCAAGGGGGGATGTTTGCACTTCAAATGCACTCAGTGTGAGTATGAGTTCTGTGGAGGCTGCGGTCGACCATTCCTTCTGGGCACA GCATGCAGCTTTTCCACTGAATGTGGGGTTAAAGGGCTTCATGCTCACCACCCCAGGGACTGCCTGTATCATTTGAGGGACTGGAGTGTTCAGAGGCTGCAGAGACTGTTACAG CTCTATAAAGTATCACATCCTCTCTTACTCCAACTTACTCATGGAGCAGAAGCCAGGAACTGGAGGG gtgtgtgtggagtgttggAGCACAAAGAGATGAGTGGTGTGAAGGAGGAACCATGTGGCCGCCCAGCCCTACTGGAGTATAGAGGCTACTGCAT GCTGCATTATAAGGAGTGCCTGGTAGAGCTGATCAACCAGAAGTGCCTGGACCCAGCTGTCCTGTTCGACACCCCAGAGATTGTTACCGAGCTACAGCGATGGAGGATCCTGTTTCCACAGCAACAGGCGCAGGAGCCCGATCAACATTACAAGGAGCGACTCCGACAG CTTCTGACAGAGAAAGTGCGTCTGGCCAGAGGCTCCTTCCACGGGGCCGTGAGGGGTGAATCCCTCCCATCCTTTTCACAGAGACCCCCGAGGTCTGCTGCTCCTGATAACCCAGCAAGAGGCCTTCCAGAAGACGCccagcttcttcttctgctgaacAATTGA
- the LOC114788884 gene encoding uncharacterized protein LOC114788884 isoform X1 produces the protein MPRVAPGLEYETLAECTYFFPDEVLADVRSVTAAYTELHLHVDFYLYPNNEKKRLVYLAGTIPIPHEGILYNIPVSIWIHESHPQSPPKCYVCPSSSMVINANSSCVDTSGHVHLHCLNNWKIGWSSLSLVLEEMRAAFQRETPLFSTYPLAQAPTHPPSSSSSSQGPSSTYNCWPCSSSGLFLQNPALAQPSGNSVSISAKSTQSPSSSEAIESGAKRSYTQELLDMGITFGETGTQSTQSTNPFLTSPPAPSTTPSSLEDLDNLFQSLQLEKVINMYHLGTKDSDALQSRKGSDELSAEVGGLVENRQSVLVDHLPASISPSKIKNKLTIYFQRRQNGGGEVVHVQYPTTQPNQACVIFRDAKDAQQVLRQSERVFTVSEQHFPIQVKTCNHSQIQVPAGVVGEKADMYRSLLTLEGRSFSPADVLEAVQAFQDLPSALKYLSHECPICQEHVCFSKIITMTHCSCAFCENCFKAYFSSVIKEKSIVHAVCPLCNKPDVRGAHGTEESAEYFSLLDTKIRHYLDPQIHELFQSKLRDQALQEMPNFRWCAHCCFGVLHEADRLRMDCPSCGKSTCFKCKNPWAPQHEGVSCEKFKEWVLHNSPEFQNARLENLLSRNKIDCPKCKFRFYLSKGGCLHFKCTQCEYEFCGGCGRPFLLGTACSFSTECGVKGLHAHHPRDCLYHLRDWSVQRLQRLLQLYKVSHPLLLQLTHGAEARNWRGVCGVLEHKEMSGVKEEPCGRPALLEYRGYCMLHYKECLVELINQKCLDPAVLFDTPEIVTELQRWRILFPQQQAQEPDQHYKERLRQLLTEKVRLARGSFHGAVRGESLPSFSQRPPRSAAPDNPARGLPEDAQLLLLLNN, from the exons ATGCCACGGGTGGCTCCTGGACTTGAGTACGAGACCCTGGCGGAG tGTACGTACTTCTTCCCTGATGAAGTTCTGGCAGACGTCAGGAGCGTGACTGCAGCTTACACAGAGCTTCACCTGCATGTTGACTTCTACC TGTACCCAAACAATGAGAAGAAAAGGCTGGTTTATTTGGCTGGTACGATTCCTATACCCCATGAAG GGATCTTGTACAACATCCCAGTCTCCATCTGGATCCACGAGAGTCACCCCCAGAGCCCCCCCAAGTGCTATGTGTGTCCCTCCTCTTCCATGGTGATCAACGCCAACAGCAGCTGTGTGGACACCAGTGGCCATGTGCATCTTCATTGCCTCAACAACTGGAAGATT GGGTGGTCCAGCCTGTCATTAGTCCTGGAGGAGATGCGTGCCGCATTTCAGAGGGAGACACCCCTCTTTTCAACATATCCGCTAGCCCAGGCTCCAACACACCCTCCATCATCAAGCTCCTCCAGCCAAGGGCCGAGCTCCACCTACAACTG TTGGCCCTGCTCCAGCAGTGGACTATTTCTGCAAAACCCAGCACTGGCACAGCCAAGCGGCAATT CTGTGTCCATAAGTGCAAAGTCCACCCAGTCTCCTTCTAGCAGTGAAGCCATAGAATCTGGAGCAAAAAGATCATACACCCAGGAGCTGTTGGACATGGGTATAACATTCGGTGAGACTGGGACTCAGTCCACGCAGTCCACCAACCCCTTTCTCACCAGTCCCCCTG ctCCAAGTACCACTCCCTCAAGTCTTGAAGATTTAGACAACCTTTTTCAAAGCCTTCAGCTTGAGAAAGTTATTAATATGTACCATTTGGGGACCAAAGACAGCG ACGCTCTCCAGTCCAGAAAAGGGTCAGATGAACTCTCTGCCGAGGTTGGTGGGTTGGTGGAAAACAGGCAAAGTGTGTTGGTGGACCACCTACCTGCCAGTATCTCCCCCAGCAAGATAAAGAACAAGTTGACCATCTACTTCCAGCGTAGACAGAACGGGGGAGGTGAGGTTGTGCATGTGCAGTACCCCACCACCCAGCCTAACCAAGCCTGCGTCATATTCCGGGATGCAAAAG ATGCACAGCAAGTGTTGAGGCAGTCAGAGCGAGTTTTCACTGTGAGCGAGCAACACTTTCCAATCCAGGTGAAGACATGTAACCACTCTCAG ATACAGGTACCAGCGGGGGTCGTTGGAGAAAAGGCGGACATGTACAGAAGTCTGCTGACCCTGGAGGGCCGCTCTTTCAGCCCTGCCGACGTGCTGGAGGCAGTGCAGGCATTTCAGGACCTGCCATCTGCCTTGAAGTACCTTTCCCATGAGTGCCCTATCTGCCAAGAGCATGTATGCTTCAGCAAG ATCATCACCATGACTCACTGCTCCTGTGCCTTTTGTGAGAACTGCTTCAAGGCCTATTTCTCCTCCGTCATTAAAGAGAAGAGCATTGTGCATGCAGTGTGTCCTCTCTGCAACAAGCCTGATGTGCGCGGAGCCCACGGGACCGAGGAGTCGGCCGAGTACTTCAGCCTGCTGGACACTAAG atccGGCACTACCTTGACCCCCAGATCCATGAGCTTTTTCAGAGTAAGCTTAGAGACCAGGCCCTGCAGGAGATGCCCAACTTTCGCTGGTGTGCTCAT TGCTGCTTTGGTGTGCTGCATGAAGCTGACCGGCTCCGCATGGACTGCCCCAGCTGCGGCAAGAGTACTTGCTTCAAATGCAAGAATCCG TGGGCTCCCCAGCATGAGGGTGTTTCCTGTGAAAAATTCAAAGAGTGGGTGCTGCACAACAGCCCAGAGTTCCAGAATGCACGGCTGGAGAACCTCCTGAGCAGGAATAAAATAG ATTGCCCAAAATGCAAGTTTCGGTTCTACCTGTCCAAGGGGGGATGTTTGCACTTCAAATGCACTCAGTGTGAGTATGAGTTCTGTGGAGGCTGCGGTCGACCATTCCTTCTGGGCACA GCATGCAGCTTTTCCACTGAATGTGGGGTTAAAGGGCTTCATGCTCACCACCCCAGGGACTGCCTGTATCATTTGAGGGACTGGAGTGTTCAGAGGCTGCAGAGACTGTTACAG CTCTATAAAGTATCACATCCTCTCTTACTCCAACTTACTCATGGAGCAGAAGCCAGGAACTGGAGGG gtgtgtgtggagtgttggAGCACAAAGAGATGAGTGGTGTGAAGGAGGAACCATGTGGCCGCCCAGCCCTACTGGAGTATAGAGGCTACTGCAT GCTGCATTATAAGGAGTGCCTGGTAGAGCTGATCAACCAGAAGTGCCTGGACCCAGCTGTCCTGTTCGACACCCCAGAGATTGTTACCGAGCTACAGCGATGGAGGATCCTGTTTCCACAGCAACAGGCGCAGGAGCCCGATCAACATTACAAGGAGCGACTCCGACAG CTTCTGACAGAGAAAGTGCGTCTGGCCAGAGGCTCCTTCCACGGGGCCGTGAGGGGTGAATCCCTCCCATCCTTTTCACAGAGACCCCCGAGGTCTGCTGCTCCTGATAACCCAGCAAGAGGCCTTCCAGAAGACGCccagcttcttcttctgctgaacAATTGA
- the impa1 gene encoding inositol monophosphatase 1 isoform X2, giving the protein MPDLGEEAMDHAVALARKAGEMVREALQNERSIMCKSSSVDLVTQTDQKVEQLIVSSVKEKFPTHRYPFVAVSIAFAVNKELEFGVVYSCLEDKMYTARKGKGAFCNGQPLQVSDQKEINQSIIATEFGSNREPEVVDKIFSTMRNILCLPVHGMRGVGTAATNMCLVASGCVEAYYEIGIHCWDVAAGAVIVSEAGGLLMDVDGGPLDLMSRRVLAANNKTIAERIIKEIEVFKPTRDDAPMDK; this is encoded by the exons ATGCCAGACCTGGGGGAGGAGGCCATGGACCATGCTGTGGCTTTGGCCAGGAAGGCGGGAGAG ATGGTCAGGGAGGCACTGCAGAATGAGAGGTCCATAATGTGCAAGAGCTCCTCCGTCGACCTGGTCACACAAACAGACCAGAAGGTGGAGCAGCTCATCGTCAGCTCTGTGAAGGAGAAATTCCCCACACACAG ataCCCATTTGTGGCTGTTTCCATTGCCTTTGCTGTGAATAAAGAG CTTGAGTTTGGGGTGGTGTACAGCTGTCTGGAGGATAAGATGTACACAGCTCGAAAGGGAAAAGGAGCCTTCTGCAACGGGCAGCCTCTACAAGTGTCTGACCAGAAAG AGATAAACCAGTCAATCATTGCCACAGAGTTTGGTTCCAACAGAGAGCCAGAGGTTGTGGACAAAATCTTTTCCACCATGAGGAACATCCTTTGCCTACCTGTCCATGG GATGCGGGGAGTGGGCACTGCCGCCACTAACATGTGCCTGGTGGCCTCCGGCTGTGTGGAGGCCTACTACGAAATTGGCATTCACTGCTGGGATGTAGCAGCTGGTGCCGTGATCGTCTCAGAGGCAGGAGGACTGCTGATGGATGTGGACG GAGGACCACTGGACCTCATGTCAAGAAGAGTTCTGGCTGCAAACAATAAGACAATTGCAGAGCGAATAATTAAAGAGATTGAGGTGTTCAAACCCACAAGAGATGATGCTCCTATGGACAAGTGA
- the impa1 gene encoding inositol monophosphatase 1 isoform X1 — translation MPDLGEEAMDHAVALARKAGEMVREALQNERSIMCKSSSVDLVTQTDQKVEQLIVSSVKEKFPTHSFIGEESVAAGQPCVLTNNPTWIVDPVDGTTNFVHGYPFVAVSIAFAVNKELEFGVVYSCLEDKMYTARKGKGAFCNGQPLQVSDQKEINQSIIATEFGSNREPEVVDKIFSTMRNILCLPVHGMRGVGTAATNMCLVASGCVEAYYEIGIHCWDVAAGAVIVSEAGGLLMDVDGGPLDLMSRRVLAANNKTIAERIIKEIEVFKPTRDDAPMDK, via the exons ATGCCAGACCTGGGGGAGGAGGCCATGGACCATGCTGTGGCTTTGGCCAGGAAGGCGGGAGAG ATGGTCAGGGAGGCACTGCAGAATGAGAGGTCCATAATGTGCAAGAGCTCCTCCGTCGACCTGGTCACACAAACAGACCAGAAGGTGGAGCAGCTCATCGTCAGCTCTGTGAAGGAGAAATTCCCCACACACAG CTTCATTGGTGAGGAATCCGTGGCTGCTGGACAGCCGTGTGTCCTCACAAATAATCCTACATGGATTGTGGATCCAGTGGATGGGACCACTAACTTTGTGCATGG ataCCCATTTGTGGCTGTTTCCATTGCCTTTGCTGTGAATAAAGAG CTTGAGTTTGGGGTGGTGTACAGCTGTCTGGAGGATAAGATGTACACAGCTCGAAAGGGAAAAGGAGCCTTCTGCAACGGGCAGCCTCTACAAGTGTCTGACCAGAAAG AGATAAACCAGTCAATCATTGCCACAGAGTTTGGTTCCAACAGAGAGCCAGAGGTTGTGGACAAAATCTTTTCCACCATGAGGAACATCCTTTGCCTACCTGTCCATGG GATGCGGGGAGTGGGCACTGCCGCCACTAACATGTGCCTGGTGGCCTCCGGCTGTGTGGAGGCCTACTACGAAATTGGCATTCACTGCTGGGATGTAGCAGCTGGTGCCGTGATCGTCTCAGAGGCAGGAGGACTGCTGATGGATGTGGACG GAGGACCACTGGACCTCATGTCAAGAAGAGTTCTGGCTGCAAACAATAAGACAATTGCAGAGCGAATAATTAAAGAGATTGAGGTGTTCAAACCCACAAGAGATGATGCTCCTATGGACAAGTGA